Within Candidatus Eisenbacteria bacterium, the genomic segment AGGTCCGCGCCACGGACGCGAACGGACGGCTCCAGGTCTTCACGCTCCAGGTGCGCGTCGGGATCCGTTACCTCGCGGACGGCGTGGAGATCGTGGACGGCGTGTTCGTCTCGAACTCCGCCATGCTCCGCGCCGAGGTGACCACGCCCATCCCGGTCACGGAGGACTCGCTCGAGCTCCTCCTCGACGGAGTTCCCCTGGTGGTCAGCAAGTCCGGCTCGGGCCGCCAGTGGGTGCTCCAGGGGCTTCCCGGACCGGGCCCGGGCACGCACACGCTCCAGGTGGCGGTCGGAGGGCGAACGGCGGGCTTCGACCCCGTCACCTTCCAGGTGAGCGCCGAGTTCGTGATGCGAG encodes:
- a CDS encoding FlgD immunoglobulin-like domain containing protein, producing the protein VRATDANGRLQVFTLQVRVGIRYLADGVEIVDGVFVSNSAMLRAEVTTPIPVTEDSLELLLDGVPLVVSKSGSGRQWVLQGLPGPGPGTHTLQVAVGGRTAGFDPVTFQVSAEFVMRGVAVVSPRIQGAGCGGSVFQYELSSAADRVELLLLTVAGRRVDTRQLTGNAGFNVYCWDGRDSQGHDTATGVYLYRLRATDATGKTVAYDGRMIRSR